Proteins co-encoded in one Desulfitibacter alkalitolerans DSM 16504 genomic window:
- a CDS encoding PAS domain S-box protein gives MSSTQKKKDDTGIFMLENKHFEALFKNATDAIVYFDRENRIVEINSRFTELFDYHIDEIRGKKIEDVLVGELENETYLHEYARAVETSKEILSGKSNSFETVRYGKGNKPVNVIVKGIPIIINEEVVAGYGIYSDITPQKQVENALRESEEKYRSFFQNVSVGIGVSDIKGYTLTANETLCNFLGYTVEEMSRMHFSKFSYYEDLQKDIHLYNSLITGEIENYCIDKRYVRKDGQIIWGRLNISLVKDAEGNFKYLSTAIENIDERKRAEVALEESERKMADIINSLPEATFVINKYGKVLLWNKAIEGLTGIKAESIIGKGNYEYALPFFNSRRPILIDMVLNYNQELARGYSYMERVKDGSLIGEVFCPAIGDSGAYLWAKATPLRDKDGNIAGAIESFRDVTERKKAEKELRYQKQCFETLFRNSFEAIALLNKNHEIIEVNSEFERVFGFGLEEVRGKNIDLLLAPGEKLAEAKEITKNVCNGKPICLETTRYSKSGRPIHVQIKGVPIVIDNDVVGVYGIYDDITERKLHEERLKYLCMHDVLTTLYNRNYFEENLRRLDTGRQLPLSIIIGDVNGLKLINDAFGHGEGDKLLKKIAKVFKKICRSEDIVCRLGGDEFAFIFPQTDEYVAEEICNRIKKECLRADDEPIPLSLAFGVATKRVESENMLDIFKDAEDRMYRNKLLESKSSKSSIISSLQKTLSEKTHETDQHCQRLKEHALIIGRALGLPVSSLDELVLLATLHDVGKVAIPEQILQKPGPLTEEEWEVMKKHTEVGHRIAQAAPELLPIAEKILYHHERWDGTGYPHGLHKTDIPLASRILAIVDAFDVMINGRPYKPALAIGDAKAELIKCAGTQFDPHLVNIFIRSLDILVTKEGKLIDLKKL, from the coding sequence ATGTCTTCTACACAAAAAAAGAAGGATGATACCGGAATTTTTATGTTAGAAAATAAGCACTTTGAAGCCCTTTTCAAAAATGCGACTGATGCCATTGTATACTTTGATAGAGAAAACAGAATAGTAGAAATCAATAGCAGATTTACAGAGCTTTTTGATTACCATATTGATGAAATCAGGGGCAAAAAAATTGAGGATGTGTTAGTAGGTGAATTAGAAAATGAGACATATCTTCATGAGTATGCAAGGGCAGTAGAAACTTCTAAAGAGATATTATCAGGCAAATCTAATTCTTTTGAAACTGTAAGATATGGAAAGGGAAATAAGCCAGTTAACGTTATTGTTAAAGGAATACCAATTATAATAAATGAAGAAGTGGTTGCAGGCTACGGTATTTATTCAGATATTACACCTCAAAAACAAGTTGAAAATGCTCTTAGAGAAAGTGAAGAAAAATATCGCTCCTTTTTTCAAAATGTATCAGTAGGAATTGGTGTTTCTGATATTAAGGGCTATACATTGACAGCAAATGAGACATTGTGCAATTTCTTGGGTTATACAGTTGAAGAAATGTCCAGGATGCATTTTTCTAAGTTTTCATATTATGAGGATTTGCAAAAGGATATACATTTGTACAACTCATTAATAACCGGTGAAATTGAGAACTACTGTATTGATAAAAGGTATGTTAGAAAAGATGGGCAGATTATCTGGGGTCGTTTAAACATTTCACTTGTAAAAGATGCTGAAGGTAATTTCAAGTATTTAAGTACTGCTATAGAAAATATAGATGAACGAAAGCGCGCAGAGGTAGCCCTTGAGGAATCGGAAAGAAAAATGGCTGATATTATCAATTCGCTGCCTGAGGCTACTTTTGTTATAAATAAATACGGAAAGGTTTTGTTATGGAATAAGGCTATTGAAGGACTTACTGGTATCAAGGCTGAAAGCATCATTGGCAAAGGCAATTATGAATACGCCCTGCCATTTTTTAACTCAAGAAGACCCATACTAATAGACATGGTATTAAATTATAACCAAGAACTGGCCAGAGGATATTCATACATGGAAAGAGTGAAGGATGGATCTTTAATAGGCGAGGTCTTTTGCCCGGCAATTGGTGATTCAGGTGCCTATCTTTGGGCTAAAGCAACTCCCCTTAGAGACAAGGATGGCAACATTGCAGGAGCAATTGAATCCTTTAGAGATGTTACAGAGCGTAAAAAAGCCGAGAAGGAATTACGGTATCAGAAACAGTGCTTTGAGACATTATTTAGAAACTCCTTTGAAGCTATTGCTTTATTGAATAAGAATCATGAAATTATTGAAGTAAATAGTGAGTTTGAAAGAGTATTTGGGTTTGGTTTGGAAGAAGTCAGGGGCAAAAACATTGATTTATTGTTGGCTCCTGGAGAAAAATTAGCCGAGGCAAAGGAAATTACGAAAAATGTTTGTAATGGAAAGCCAATATGTTTAGAAACAACTAGATATTCAAAATCTGGTCGCCCCATACATGTACAAATAAAAGGCGTCCCCATAGTTATAGATAATGACGTTGTAGGGGTCTATGGGATATATGACGACATAACTGAAAGAAAACTCCATGAAGAAAGGCTTAAATACCTCTGTATGCATGATGTCTTAACCACCCTGTATAATAGGAATTACTTTGAGGAAAACCTCAGACGATTGGACACAGGAAGACAGCTTCCATTAAGTATTATCATTGGAGATGTAAATGGCTTGAAACTGATAAACGATGCTTTTGGTCATGGTGAGGGGGATAAGCTCCTTAAAAAAATTGCCAAGGTTTTCAAAAAAATATGCAGGAGTGAGGATATAGTATGCAGACTTGGCGGGGATGAGTTTGCCTTCATTTTTCCCCAAACAGATGAATATGTAGCTGAAGAAATATGTAATCGCATAAAGAAAGAATGCCTTAGAGCCGATGATGAGCCCATCCCCCTTAGTTTAGCATTTGGTGTGGCTACAAAAAGGGTTGAAAGTGAAAATATGTTGGATATATTTAAAGATGCAGAAGATAGAATGTACAGGAATAAGCTTCTTGAAAGTAAAAGCTCTAAAAGTTCTATTATATCATCACTTCAAAAAACCCTTTCAGAAAAAACCCACGAAACAGACCAACACTGCCAAAGACTCAAAGAACATGCTTTGATAATAGGCAGAGCCCTGGGGTTGCCCGTAAGCAGTTTAGATGAACTAGTGCTTCTGGCCACTTTACATGATGTTGGAAAGGTTGCAATACCAGAACAAATACTCCAAAAACCTGGCCCTTTAACTGAGGAAGAATGGGAAGTTATGAAAAAGCATACTGAGGTTGGTCACAGGATTGCCCAGGCTGCCCCTGAACTACTACCCATTGCTGAAAAAATTCTGTATCATCATGAACGTTGGGACGGGACTGGTTATCCCCATGGATTACACAAAACAGATATTCCACTAGCTTCAAGAATTTTAGCAATAGTGGATGCTTTTGACGTTATGATTAATGGCAGACCATATAAACCTGCACTGGCTATAGGAGATGCCAAGGCTGAGCTAATTAAATGTGCGGGAACGCAATTTGATCCTCATCTGGTTAATATTTTTATTAGGAGTCTGGATATATTAGTGACCAAAGAAGGCAAATTGATTGATCTTAAAAAATTATAG
- the cobT gene encoding nicotinate-nucleotide--dimethylbenzimidazole phosphoribosyltransferase: MKLFKETLESIVKTNPAMGEETQKRLDNLTKPPGSLGVLEKIVVQLAQIQENPLPTLGDKVVMTMAGDHGVVEEGVSAFPQEVTPQMVLNFLYNGAAINVLSNHAGARVVVTDVGVAGEPIDHPDLNNCRVRPGTRNMAKGPAMTEEEAVAAIEVGIKLVNEEIDKGAALIGTGEMGIGNTTPSSAILACFSGKDVEFITGRGTGVDDHGLIKKQQVIKKALEVNNPDPTDALDVLKKVGGLEIAALTGVILGASARRVPVVIDGFISTAAALVAYNMKKECKEYMLASHLSQEPGHKIMLDFMGLQPVLYLDLRLGEGTGAALAFHLIEAAVKIIHEMATFEEAGVSNKE; encoded by the coding sequence GTGAAACTATTCAAAGAAACCCTTGAAAGCATTGTTAAAACTAATCCAGCCATGGGAGAAGAAACTCAGAAAAGGTTAGACAATCTAACTAAACCACCTGGGAGTTTGGGGGTGCTGGAGAAAATTGTCGTACAGCTAGCACAGATTCAGGAAAATCCCCTTCCAACACTAGGGGATAAGGTGGTAATGACAATGGCAGGTGATCATGGGGTGGTAGAAGAAGGTGTTAGTGCTTTTCCCCAGGAAGTGACACCCCAGATGGTACTTAATTTCTTGTATAATGGTGCGGCAATAAATGTCTTATCTAACCATGCTGGAGCCAGGGTAGTTGTTACAGATGTGGGAGTAGCCGGGGAGCCAATAGACCATCCGGACTTAAATAATTGCAGGGTCAGACCTGGTACAAGGAATATGGCAAAGGGGCCAGCCATGACAGAGGAAGAGGCAGTAGCTGCCATTGAAGTGGGTATTAAGCTGGTAAATGAAGAAATTGATAAAGGTGCAGCATTGATAGGAACTGGGGAAATGGGGATAGGAAATACTACTCCAAGCAGTGCCATTCTTGCATGCTTTAGTGGGAAAGATGTGGAGTTTATTACTGGTAGAGGTACTGGGGTTGATGACCATGGGCTGATAAAAAAACAGCAGGTAATTAAAAAAGCCCTGGAAGTTAACAATCCAGATCCAACAGATGCACTAGATGTTTTAAAAAAGGTTGGTGGATTGGAGATTGCCGCCTTAACAGGTGTGATTCTCGGAGCTTCAGCAAGAAGGGTGCCGGTTGTTATAGATGGTTTCATTTCAACAGCAGCGGCTTTAGTGGCTTATAACATGAAGAAGGAATGCAAAGAATATATGCTTGCTTCCCATTTATCTCAAGAACCGGGACACAAAATCATGTTAGATTTCATGGGCCTACAGCCTGTTTTGTACTTGGATTTAAGGTTAGGAGAGGGTACAGGAGCAGCTTTAGCTTTTCATCTAATAGAAGCAGCTGTTAAGATAATCCATGAAATGGCTACCTTTGAAGAAGCAGGGGTTAGTAACAAAGAATAA
- a CDS encoding FadR/GntR family transcriptional regulator, with amino-acid sequence MQFKPIKPRKIYEQIVEQIKAMITEGNLKPGDRLPSEREMADRLKVSRASVREALSALHLMGLVEIKSGEGTFIKQTSIDSIIEPLALVLLMERDTVIEILEVRKGLEVEAAGLAAMRRDEEDLAKMREALDEMKRDVDQSEIGEKADWKFHYTVAQASQNVLLTRLMNTVSDTIENTMRTSRQKLYSTERMPQTLLDAHEGIYEAIKNGDSMEARKRMFEHLLMVENNMISE; translated from the coding sequence ATGCAATTCAAACCAATAAAACCCAGAAAAATTTATGAGCAAATTGTAGAACAGATTAAGGCAATGATTACTGAAGGAAACCTAAAACCAGGTGATAGATTGCCATCGGAAAGAGAGATGGCAGACAGACTTAAGGTTAGCCGTGCATCAGTGAGGGAGGCTTTAAGTGCCTTACATTTAATGGGTCTGGTTGAAATTAAATCTGGTGAAGGCACTTTTATTAAGCAGACAAGCATTGATTCAATTATTGAACCCCTTGCGTTAGTTTTGTTGATGGAAAGGGATACTGTCATTGAAATCTTAGAGGTACGTAAAGGATTAGAGGTAGAAGCGGCTGGTCTGGCGGCAATGAGACGTGATGAAGAGGACCTGGCAAAGATGAGGGAAGCCCTGGATGAAATGAAGCGAGATGTTGATCAATCAGAAATTGGTGAAAAGGCGGATTGGAAGTTCCATTATACAGTTGCCCAGGCTTCACAAAATGTTTTATTAACTAGGCTTATGAATACTGTATCAGATACCATTGAAAATACCATGCGCACCAGTCGCCAAAAGCTGTATTCAACAGAAAGAATGCCCCAAACACTTTTAGATGCTCATGAGGGTATTTATGAAGCTATAAAAAATGGTGACTCAATGGAAGCTCGTAAAAGAATGTTTGAACATCTTTTAATGGTAGAAAATAATATGATATCAGAGTAG
- the ldhH gene encoding L-lactate dehydrogenase (quinone) large subunit LdhH, with product MPIDQTFKKSVNKALNDPNLRGALGKFGDVFPVARAAVYSEIDFEALRTEIAEIKSSAAARAEELAQQFEANIVRRGGQVHRAADGNDVVKILTEIAKKRNARLCVKAKSMATEEIHLNEKMKDVMEMVETDLGEWIIQQVGEKPSHMVMPAIHLSKERCAEIFSGALKKKVEPDIKLMVRLARETLREKFLKADIGVSGCNVAVAETGTMCLFMNEGNGRLTTTLPPVHVAIFGYEKLVEKFKDVAPIAKALPKSATAQPITAYTTMITGAVPTLKDGIGPEIIDKELHVIILDNGRKELLRDPVFKQMAQCVRCASCLNVCPTYQLVGGHVYGHIYAGGIGVLLTSFFNSKRDAEKPQEMCIGCGRCKEFCPAKIEIPELIMEMRSRIRKEIPLPFIQNTIIESVLKNKGLFHFGLRQASWAQKPFVAEGKDGSKFIRKLPLGYSKLSHWRSLPAIAPKPFRDIIKSVKQNVENKKGKAAFYGGCVIDFAYPEIGESLVRVLNKKGYEVVYPQEQTCCGAPAKYMGRNDAAAVIAKQNLSSLAKDEYDYIVSACPTCTSALKHDWMDWLAGDSDAKAKSDAQKVSEKAVDFIKLVHILDSNEQGLSVKEVAAACDVACTSPIKVTYHDSCHLNRGMGVKKEPREILQAMPHLDYTEMEEADRCCGFGGSYCVKLPEVSAEMLNRKLKNVENADAALVAVDCPGCLMSLRGGLDVKKSNTKVLHTAQILDGKY from the coding sequence ATGCCTATAGATCAAACTTTTAAGAAAAGTGTTAATAAAGCACTTAATGATCCTAACCTAAGAGGAGCCCTGGGCAAATTCGGGGACGTTTTCCCAGTTGCAAGAGCTGCGGTGTATAGTGAGATTGATTTTGAAGCCTTAAGAACAGAAATCGCAGAAATAAAATCTTCGGCAGCTGCCCGTGCAGAGGAGCTGGCACAGCAATTTGAAGCTAATATAGTTAGAAGGGGTGGTCAGGTCCATAGGGCTGCTGATGGCAATGATGTGGTTAAAATCCTAACTGAAATTGCTAAAAAAAGAAATGCCAGGCTTTGTGTCAAAGCAAAATCAATGGCAACGGAAGAAATTCATCTTAATGAAAAGATGAAAGATGTAATGGAAATGGTAGAGACAGACCTTGGTGAGTGGATTATCCAGCAGGTTGGAGAAAAACCATCCCATATGGTTATGCCTGCTATTCATTTAAGCAAGGAACGCTGTGCCGAAATTTTTTCTGGGGCATTAAAGAAAAAAGTAGAACCAGATATAAAACTAATGGTAAGACTGGCAAGAGAAACCCTGCGTGAGAAATTTTTAAAGGCTGATATTGGTGTGTCAGGCTGTAATGTTGCCGTTGCAGAGACTGGTACAATGTGTTTATTCATGAATGAGGGTAATGGAAGGCTGACAACTACCCTGCCTCCAGTTCATGTGGCAATCTTTGGCTATGAAAAGCTTGTGGAAAAGTTTAAAGATGTTGCTCCCATAGCCAAGGCTCTCCCAAAAAGTGCTACAGCCCAGCCCATAACGGCTTACACAACAATGATCACAGGTGCTGTACCAACCTTAAAAGATGGCATAGGACCAGAAATCATTGACAAAGAGCTCCACGTGATAATTCTAGACAATGGCAGAAAGGAATTATTAAGGGATCCTGTGTTTAAACAAATGGCCCAATGTGTGCGTTGTGCTTCATGCCTTAATGTTTGCCCAACCTACCAGTTAGTAGGAGGTCATGTTTACGGGCACATTTATGCAGGTGGTATTGGTGTTCTCCTAACATCCTTTTTTAACAGTAAGAGAGATGCTGAAAAGCCTCAGGAAATGTGCATTGGCTGCGGCCGCTGTAAAGAGTTTTGCCCTGCAAAGATTGAAATACCGGAACTAATAATGGAAATGAGAAGCAGAATTAGAAAAGAAATACCCTTGCCCTTTATACAAAATACAATTATAGAATCAGTTTTAAAAAACAAGGGGTTGTTCCACTTTGGTTTACGTCAGGCTTCATGGGCACAAAAGCCATTTGTTGCTGAAGGTAAAGATGGCAGCAAATTCATTAGAAAACTTCCACTGGGCTATTCAAAGCTTTCCCATTGGAGAAGCTTACCAGCAATTGCTCCGAAACCATTTAGAGACATTATAAAGTCGGTGAAGCAAAATGTGGAGAATAAGAAGGGTAAAGCAGCCTTTTATGGAGGATGTGTAATTGACTTTGCATATCCTGAAATAGGTGAGTCTTTGGTCAGGGTTCTAAATAAAAAGGGATACGAGGTAGTTTATCCACAAGAGCAGACATGTTGTGGAGCACCGGCAAAATATATGGGCAGAAATGATGCTGCTGCAGTAATAGCTAAACAGAATTTATCCTCCCTTGCTAAAGATGAATACGATTATATAGTAAGTGCTTGCCCCACCTGTACATCAGCACTTAAGCATGATTGGATGGACTGGTTAGCAGGTGATAGTGATGCAAAGGCAAAGTCTGATGCCCAAAAAGTTTCTGAAAAAGCAGTTGATTTTATAAAGCTTGTTCATATTCTGGATTCAAATGAACAAGGTCTTAGTGTTAAGGAAGTTGCCGCTGCATGTGATGTAGCTTGTACAAGTCCCATTAAAGTCACCTATCACGATTCCTGTCACTTGAATCGCGGCATGGGTGTGAAAAAAGAACCTAGAGAAATATTACAGGCAATGCCACATCTAGATTATACAGAAATGGAAGAGGCAGATCGCTGCTGTGGTTTTGGCGGCTCCTATTGTGTGAAGCTGCCAGAGGTTTCTGCAGAAATGCTAAATCGTAAGCTTAAAAATGTGGAAAATGCTGATGCAGCATTGGTTGCTGTTGACTGTCCAGGGTGCTTAATGTCACTGCGGGGTGGTTTAGATGTTAAAAAATCTAATACAAAGGTATTACACACGGCACAAATATTAGACGGTAAATACTAA
- a CDS encoding LutC/YkgG family protein, whose protein sequence is MGQSAKVFDWQINIPANQDIDALFNTFKEKAEALTVKVIRCVSSEEAEKAISNEIKEGGFKKVVSVPLEKINLEAVKQRAQEDGVEFTTDLNRDVIEQSELGISEFDLGISALGSIVQDATDVYKRLVSTLPPTHLAVINTRSLVGTFEDSLDVIQKTYGNEVPGFIAYVTGPSKTADIERVLTIGVHGPGRLIIICVD, encoded by the coding sequence ATGGGACAATCAGCTAAGGTCTTCGACTGGCAGATAAACATACCAGCGAACCAGGATATTGATGCACTATTTAATACTTTCAAAGAGAAAGCGGAAGCACTTACTGTAAAGGTAATCAGGTGCGTGTCTAGTGAGGAAGCTGAAAAAGCAATAAGCAATGAGATTAAAGAAGGCGGCTTTAAGAAAGTTGTATCAGTACCCCTTGAAAAAATAAATTTAGAGGCAGTCAAGCAGCGGGCCCAGGAAGATGGTGTTGAGTTTACAACAGATTTAAACAGGGACGTAATTGAACAGTCTGAATTGGGTATTTCTGAATTTGATTTAGGAATATCAGCACTAGGGTCCATTGTTCAGGATGCCACAGATGTTTATAAAAGGCTGGTATCAACATTACCACCAACTCATTTAGCCGTTATTAACACCAGGTCACTGGTTGGAACCTTTGAGGATTCCCTTGATGTGATTCAAAAAACCTACGGAAATGAGGTTCCGGGATTTATAGCCTATGTGACAGGTCCAAGTAAAACAGCTGATATTGAGAGAGTATTAACAATTGGTGTTCATGGGCCTGGACGTTTAATAATTATATGTGTTGACTAA
- a CDS encoding (Fe-S)-binding protein, protein MAIYDDLKNIENEIIKCMNCGNCQAVCPIYKETLGESGVARGKIQLAKALLEGKLEYTDKMAEILSLCLTCRACGANCPCGVQPEKIILATRAAMARKKGIHPIKRRIFDVLKRPKLFKFGMTAGSKFQGLGMKKVKGKNLASPRFPIGLDMRRVIPRLADIPLIKELPKVNKVDNPRCRVAFFIGCVNNYIYTDVGKSVVNVLLANDVEVVIPEHQHCCGIPTLMHGDLNTAKEIAKYNLNELSKENVDYIVTACGTCGSALSHHYLDILGNESGYINVAKKIAPKVYDISEFLVEVIDYKKPQGEVKERVTYHDPCHLVRGDKVVAKQPREILKSIPGLEFVEMSKPDRCCGSAGSFSLTHYEMSSSIRNKKTEDILSVKPTMLVTSCGACKMQLEDGLHQAGEDIPVFHVAQLLEKSYNNEKK, encoded by the coding sequence ATGGCAATTTATGATGATCTGAAAAATATTGAAAATGAGATTATTAAATGTATGAACTGTGGGAACTGCCAGGCTGTCTGCCCTATTTATAAAGAAACACTTGGAGAATCAGGTGTAGCCAGGGGAAAAATTCAACTGGCTAAGGCTCTCCTTGAGGGTAAATTAGAATATACAGATAAAATGGCTGAAATATTAAGCCTCTGCCTAACTTGTCGGGCGTGTGGGGCAAATTGCCCCTGTGGAGTTCAGCCTGAGAAAATTATTCTTGCCACTAGAGCAGCCATGGCCAGGAAAAAAGGTATTCACCCTATAAAAAGAAGGATATTTGATGTTCTTAAAAGACCAAAGCTATTTAAGTTTGGAATGACAGCAGGCAGCAAGTTTCAAGGTCTTGGTATGAAAAAGGTAAAGGGCAAAAACCTTGCTTCACCAAGATTTCCAATTGGTTTAGATATGAGGAGAGTCATACCAAGGCTGGCAGATATCCCTTTGATTAAAGAGCTGCCAAAGGTCAACAAGGTTGACAATCCCAGGTGTAGAGTTGCCTTTTTTATAGGATGTGTAAACAACTACATCTATACAGATGTAGGCAAATCAGTTGTAAATGTATTGTTGGCCAATGATGTTGAAGTGGTTATACCTGAACATCAGCACTGCTGTGGAATACCAACCTTAATGCATGGTGACCTGAACACAGCAAAGGAGATTGCCAAGTACAATCTTAATGAATTGAGCAAAGAAAATGTTGACTATATTGTTACTGCTTGTGGCACCTGTGGAAGTGCCTTGTCACATCACTATCTAGATATATTGGGTAATGAAAGCGGCTACATTAATGTGGCAAAGAAGATAGCTCCAAAGGTTTATGACATTTCAGAGTTTCTAGTAGAGGTAATTGATTACAAAAAACCACAGGGAGAAGTAAAAGAAAGAGTCACTTATCATGACCCATGTCACCTTGTAAGGGGAGATAAGGTTGTAGCAAAGCAGCCAAGAGAGATTCTAAAGAGTATCCCCGGTTTGGAATTTGTTGAAATGTCCAAGCCAGACCGCTGCTGTGGAAGTGCCGGGTCCTTTAGTTTAACCCACTACGAAATGTCCAGCTCAATTAGAAATAAAAAGACAGAGGACATTCTTTCTGTAAAACCAACAATGCTTGTAACAAGCTGTGGTGCATGCAAAATGCAGTTAGAAGACGGCCTCCATCAAGCAGGAGAGGATATTCCCGTTTTTCATGTAGCCCAGCTATTAGAAAAGTCATATAATAATGAAAAAAAATAA
- a CDS encoding FAD-binding oxidoreductase, with protein MEKNFINELTNLLGKENVITDKESLHCYSYDATADMPSEMPDVVVTPNTREHVISIVKYAAKHKIPIYTRGAGTNLSGGTIPIRKGIVMSMLKMNRILEVDAENLTATVEPGVVIQDLNNAVAKHGLIYPPDPGTVTTATMGGSVAENSGGLRGLKYGVTKHYIMGLEVVLANGEVMKCGGKTVKNVTAYDMVKLFTGSEGTLGIITEIIVKLIPAPEDRKSMLAVFNSLDDAANTITGIIANKVIPATLEIMDNVTIKTVENYAKVGLPLEAEAVLLIEVDGLPEVVAKEAEAVARVCKENNGELRIAETAEERERLWTARRAALPSLAQVSPTTVLEDATVPRSRIPDMLKALNEIAKKYDLTIGTFGHAGDGNLHPTILTDERNKEEMERVHKAVDEIFAVALELGGTLSGEHGIGIAKMKYLEQEFGPAGVEAMKAIKRALDPDNIFNPGKVVNI; from the coding sequence ATGGAAAAGAATTTTATTAATGAGTTGACTAACCTGCTGGGAAAAGAAAACGTTATTACTGACAAGGAATCGCTTCATTGTTATTCTTATGATGCTACTGCTGATATGCCATCTGAAATGCCAGATGTGGTAGTTACCCCAAACACCAGAGAGCATGTTATAAGTATAGTGAAATATGCAGCAAAGCACAAAATACCCATTTATACAAGGGGTGCTGGTACAAATCTAAGTGGCGGCACAATTCCAATTAGGAAGGGTATTGTAATGTCCATGCTTAAGATGAATAGAATTTTGGAAGTAGATGCGGAAAACCTCACAGCTACAGTAGAACCAGGAGTGGTAATTCAGGATCTAAATAACGCTGTGGCAAAGCATGGTTTAATCTACCCTCCTGACCCAGGGACGGTTACAACTGCCACCATGGGTGGAAGTGTTGCCGAAAACTCAGGGGGATTAAGGGGACTAAAGTATGGTGTTACTAAACATTATATAATGGGCCTTGAAGTAGTTTTGGCAAATGGTGAGGTAATGAAATGCGGCGGCAAGACTGTAAAGAATGTTACAGCTTATGACATGGTGAAGCTATTTACAGGTTCAGAAGGAACATTAGGTATTATCACTGAGATAATTGTTAAGCTCATACCTGCACCTGAAGATAGAAAAAGTATGTTAGCGGTATTTAACAGTCTGGACGATGCTGCGAATACAATTACAGGAATTATTGCTAACAAGGTAATACCTGCCACTTTAGAAATAATGGACAATGTTACCATTAAGACAGTAGAAAACTATGCTAAGGTGGGATTGCCATTGGAAGCAGAAGCTGTTTTACTAATAGAGGTTGACGGCCTTCCGGAGGTAGTAGCTAAAGAAGCTGAGGCTGTTGCCAGGGTTTGTAAGGAAAATAATGGTGAACTTAGGATTGCCGAAACAGCAGAGGAGAGAGAAAGGCTGTGGACTGCTAGAAGGGCTGCCCTTCCTTCTTTGGCCCAGGTTAGCCCCACTACTGTTTTAGAAGATGCTACTGTTCCTAGAAGCAGGATACCTGATATGCTAAAAGCGTTAAATGAAATTGCCAAAAAATATGATTTAACCATTGGTACTTTTGGCCATGCAGGTGACGGCAATTTACACCCAACTATCCTAACTGATGAAAGAAATAAAGAGGAAATGGAACGTGTTCATAAAGCTGTAGACGAAATCTTTGCAGTAGCCCTGGAATTAGGTGGTACTCTATCTGGAGAACATGGTATTGGAATTGCAAAGATGAAATACTTGGAGCAAGAATTTGGACCGGCAGGTGTTGAAGCCATGAAAGCTATAAAGAGAGCCCTGGATCCTGACAATATATTTAACCCTGGCAAAGTTGTAAATATCTAA